The Leadbettera azotonutricia ZAS-9 genome has a window encoding:
- the lpdA gene encoding dihydrolipoyl dehydrogenase, with protein MYDVIIIGGGPGGYLAAERLGHRGKSVLLVEKQHLGGTCLNVGCIPTKTLLNSAKHYLHAQEAEQFGVHVSGVSFNMSEMMAWKEKVVETLRSGVASQMKRCKVEVVNGIGVLQVKGASRGVTVDGKLYEAKAVLIAAGSVPAVPPIPGSRDNPKVLDSTGLLSVKEAPAKLCVIGGGVIGMEFASLFSTLGSKVSVIEMLEEIIPPMDKDHAPLMRRSLKNTEFHLGCKVTRIEGGTVFYTTKEGKEESSAADIVLMAVGRRAETASWGAKEAGIDVTPKGVSVDDKMRTNVPGVWAAGDVNGRSMLAHSAYRMAEVAVNDICAFLEGTNSNDAMRYNAIPWAVYSIPEAAGVGMTEQEAAAKGIAIKKATAPMVISGRFIAENGVKAPGAVKVIAEASTNRILGIHVLGPYASEMIWGAAALIENEMRIADVKEMIFPHPSVCEVIREAIWNI; from the coding sequence ATGTACGATGTAATTATTATCGGCGGCGGCCCAGGGGGGTATCTTGCGGCTGAACGCCTGGGACACAGGGGCAAATCAGTGCTGCTGGTCGAAAAACAGCATCTGGGCGGAACCTGCCTCAACGTGGGCTGCATACCCACCAAGACTCTTCTCAATTCGGCGAAACATTATCTCCATGCCCAGGAGGCTGAACAGTTCGGCGTCCATGTTTCAGGGGTCAGTTTCAATATGAGTGAGATGATGGCCTGGAAAGAAAAAGTAGTAGAAACACTACGTTCAGGCGTGGCCTCCCAAATGAAACGTTGTAAGGTTGAAGTTGTCAACGGCATAGGCGTTCTCCAGGTAAAGGGAGCTTCGCGGGGTGTTACGGTAGACGGGAAGCTTTATGAAGCAAAGGCTGTGCTTATCGCGGCAGGTTCCGTACCCGCAGTGCCGCCCATTCCCGGTTCAAGGGATAATCCCAAGGTGCTTGATTCCACAGGCCTGCTTTCGGTAAAGGAAGCCCCTGCAAAACTCTGCGTCATAGGCGGCGGGGTCATAGGCATGGAATTTGCCAGTCTTTTCAGCACATTGGGCAGCAAGGTTTCGGTAATAGAAATGCTGGAGGAAATTATTCCCCCCATGGATAAGGATCATGCCCCCTTAATGAGGCGTTCACTTAAGAACACCGAATTCCATTTAGGCTGCAAAGTTACCCGCATCGAAGGGGGCACGGTGTTCTATACCACCAAGGAAGGAAAAGAAGAATCTTCCGCCGCAGATATAGTGTTAATGGCCGTGGGCCGCAGGGCGGAGACCGCATCTTGGGGTGCCAAGGAAGCGGGCATCGACGTTACGCCCAAAGGTGTAAGCGTAGACGACAAAATGCGCACCAATGTTCCCGGCGTATGGGCGGCAGGCGATGTGAATGGCAGAAGCATGCTGGCCCATTCTGCTTACCGCATGGCGGAAGTTGCCGTGAACGATATCTGTGCATTCCTCGAAGGAACTAACAGTAACGATGCTATGCGTTACAATGCTATACCCTGGGCGGTGTACAGTATTCCTGAAGCCGCTGGCGTGGGCATGACCGAGCAGGAAGCCGCTGCCAAGGGCATTGCGATAAAAAAAGCGACAGCCCCCATGGTAATTTCAGGCCGCTTTATTGCCGAAAACGGCGTCAAGGCGCCGGGCGCAGTAAAAGTAATAGCCGAGGCAAGCACCAATAGAATACTGGGCATTCACGTTCTTGGGCCATATGCCTCGGAAATGATCTGGGGTGCTGCGGCTCTTATCGAAAATGAAATGCGGATCGCCGATGTAAAGGAAATGATCTTTCCCCATCCTTCTGTCTGCGAAGTTATACGTGAAGCAATTTGGAATATATAA
- a CDS encoding alpha-ketoacid dehydrogenase subunit alpha/beta has product MPKSIFVDPSEVRKPQILKIKDIPVNQYTSDFAKELKTYGKEGLTRILYDMITIREFENMMNTFKIQGAWNGIEYNHKGPAHLSMGQEAAAVGQCVNLGIDDLIFGSHRSHGEILAKCLSAVEKLDEKQLETIMKEFLGGDTLRMAEKVTHSSVKDLAENFVLYGALGEIFARNAGFNRGLGGSMHAYFLPFGSMPNNAIVGGSADIATGAALFKRINSKNGIVISNVGDAALGCGPVWEAMCLASMDQYKTLWPKDGPHGAPPILFNFFNNFYGMGGQTNGETMGYQILARVGAGLNPDNLHSERVDGYNPLAVADAISRKKKILLEGNGPVLMDTITYRISGHSPSDASSYRTKEEIEAWQKADAIAEYSQYLVKNKVLSDSEIETMRASINKKLTDVAKLATNDAESPRATMAFIESVMFSNKKVEKMEDRKPDLLETGETNVRVKALKDKIRYAFDAEGKPVSKNKMFQYRDALFEAMFHRYTIDPTMAAWGEENRDWGGAFAVYRGLTEAIPYHRLFNSPISEGAIVGSGVGYAMAGGRAVVELMYCDFMGRAGDEIFNQASKWQSMSAGLLKMPLTIRVSVGNKYGAQHSQDWSAITAHIPGLKVMFPTTPYDAKGMLNLALRGTDPVVFFESQLLYDKGEQFEKAGVPEGYYEIPEGEPAIRKTGKDITIATIGATLYKALDAAKILETKYGLDAEIIDIRFINPLNYEKIIESVKKTGRLLLASDAVERGSFLHTIASNVTQLAFDYLDAPPAIVGSRNWITPAPECEEYFFPQAEWIIDAIHEKILPLKGHSPATVQTNLETLRKNRLGV; this is encoded by the coding sequence ATGCCTAAATCAATTTTTGTTGACCCCAGCGAAGTCCGGAAGCCGCAGATCCTGAAGATCAAAGACATTCCGGTCAATCAGTACACAAGCGACTTTGCCAAAGAGCTCAAAACCTACGGCAAAGAAGGCCTCACCAGAATTCTCTATGACATGATCACCATCAGGGAATTCGAAAACATGATGAACACCTTCAAGATCCAGGGCGCCTGGAACGGCATTGAGTACAACCATAAAGGGCCTGCCCATCTTTCCATGGGGCAGGAAGCGGCCGCAGTCGGCCAGTGCGTAAATCTTGGTATCGACGATCTTATTTTCGGCTCCCACAGGAGCCACGGCGAAATTCTCGCAAAGTGTCTTTCTGCGGTAGAAAAACTGGACGAGAAGCAACTCGAAACCATCATGAAAGAATTTCTGGGCGGCGACACTTTGAGAATGGCGGAAAAAGTAACCCACTCAAGTGTAAAAGATTTGGCGGAAAACTTTGTACTCTACGGCGCATTGGGCGAAATCTTCGCCAGAAACGCCGGGTTTAACCGCGGCCTCGGCGGTTCCATGCACGCCTATTTCCTCCCTTTCGGTTCCATGCCCAACAACGCCATTGTAGGCGGTTCTGCGGACATAGCCACAGGAGCGGCCCTTTTCAAGCGGATCAATTCCAAGAACGGAATTGTAATTTCCAACGTGGGCGACGCCGCCCTGGGCTGCGGCCCTGTGTGGGAAGCCATGTGCCTTGCGTCCATGGATCAGTACAAAACTCTCTGGCCCAAAGACGGCCCCCACGGCGCTCCTCCCATACTTTTCAACTTTTTCAACAACTTCTACGGCATGGGCGGACAGACCAATGGCGAAACCATGGGCTACCAGATCCTCGCCAGGGTTGGCGCAGGCCTCAACCCTGATAACCTCCACTCTGAACGTGTTGATGGTTACAATCCGCTGGCAGTAGCTGACGCCATTTCCCGGAAAAAGAAAATTCTCCTCGAAGGGAACGGCCCGGTACTCATGGATACCATCACTTACCGTATTTCAGGCCACTCCCCTTCTGACGCTTCAAGCTACCGTACCAAGGAAGAGATCGAAGCGTGGCAGAAGGCCGACGCCATCGCCGAGTATTCCCAATACCTCGTGAAGAACAAGGTGCTGAGCGACAGCGAAATTGAAACCATGCGCGCCTCCATCAATAAAAAACTTACAGATGTTGCAAAACTCGCCACCAATGACGCTGAAAGCCCAAGGGCAACCATGGCCTTCATCGAATCAGTAATGTTCTCCAATAAAAAGGTAGAAAAAATGGAAGACCGTAAACCGGATCTTCTTGAAACAGGCGAAACCAATGTCCGCGTAAAGGCCCTCAAAGACAAGATCCGATATGCTTTCGATGCAGAGGGCAAACCCGTAAGCAAGAACAAAATGTTCCAGTATCGGGATGCCCTCTTCGAGGCCATGTTCCACCGTTACACCATTGATCCTACCATGGCTGCATGGGGCGAGGAGAACCGCGATTGGGGCGGCGCTTTCGCTGTCTACCGCGGCCTTACCGAAGCCATTCCCTATCACCGGCTTTTCAACAGCCCCATTTCGGAAGGCGCCATTGTCGGCTCCGGCGTGGGCTATGCCATGGCCGGCGGACGCGCAGTAGTAGAATTAATGTACTGCGACTTCATGGGACGCGCAGGGGATGAAATTTTCAACCAGGCTTCCAAGTGGCAGTCAATGTCGGCTGGCCTCCTCAAGATGCCCCTCACCATCAGGGTTTCTGTGGGCAACAAATACGGCGCCCAGCACAGCCAGGACTGGTCGGCCATCACCGCCCATATCCCGGGCCTCAAGGTGATGTTCCCCACCACGCCTTACGACGCCAAGGGTATGCTCAACCTGGCCCTGCGCGGTACAGACCCGGTGGTATTCTTCGAAAGCCAGCTCCTCTACGACAAAGGTGAACAGTTTGAAAAGGCAGGCGTTCCCGAAGGCTACTACGAGATCCCCGAAGGCGAACCTGCCATACGTAAAACCGGAAAAGATATTACTATTGCTACTATCGGAGCAACTCTCTACAAAGCCCTGGACGCAGCAAAGATACTTGAAACAAAATACGGTCTTGACGCGGAGATCATCGACATCAGATTTATCAATCCTCTCAATTACGAGAAGATCATTGAATCGGTGAAGAAGACTGGCAGGCTGCTCCTTGCAAGCGATGCGGTAGAGCGGGGGTCGTTCCTTCACACTATTGCTTCTAATGTAACCCAACTGGCATTCGATTACCTTGACGCGCCTCCCGCCATCGTGGGCAGCCGGAACTGGATCACCCCTGCGCCCGAATGCGAAGAATACTTCTTCCCCCAGGCCGAATGGATCATCGACGCCATTCACGAGAAGATCCTGCCCCTCAAGGGCCACAGCCCTGCCACGGTACAGACCAATCTTGAGACCCTGAGGAAAAACAGGCTGGGTGTATGA
- a CDS encoding PHP domain-containing protein — protein sequence MSIVFPALVNDPKAGASERIAALKQFVEGGGLKSMPAFTGEINNHIHTIYSFSPYTPAMAALKAREAGLEAAGSVDHDSYSAADEMRQACEIIGLGCVTGFELRVSLKHTEFADRKINSPDSKGIAYMTVQGVPSSAGIRVKDFLKPISNARRERNIKMTENLNTILASSGLGKLNYDNDIVPLSMTHEGGSVTERHLLYALSLKLINETGKGEKLLKFLEGKFGVKVTGKNQTWLQDPENPYYPWDLLGVLKGSFNEKIFIQPNESECPKAEVVTSFAKSINAIPSYAYLGDITDSVTGDKKAEKFEDDYLDDLIPKLKSFGFQGVTYMPPRNTREQLARLHHLCEKQDLIEISGVDINSPRQVFQCPEIRRPEFAMLLDTTWALAAHEKIASVDTKRGLFNPADLLAGKPLGERIAAFAKEGRKRI from the coding sequence ATGAGCATAGTGTTTCCGGCCCTTGTTAATGATCCCAAGGCAGGCGCCTCGGAACGCATTGCCGCCCTCAAACAATTTGTTGAGGGTGGCGGCCTCAAAAGCATGCCTGCCTTTACGGGAGAAATAAACAACCACATCCACACGATTTACAGTTTCAGCCCCTATACCCCGGCCATGGCAGCCCTCAAGGCCAGGGAAGCGGGACTCGAAGCCGCGGGCTCTGTGGATCACGACTCCTATTCTGCGGCGGACGAGATGCGTCAGGCTTGCGAAATAATAGGTCTGGGTTGTGTTACCGGTTTCGAACTCAGGGTAAGCCTTAAACATACGGAGTTTGCAGACCGCAAGATCAACAGCCCCGATTCCAAAGGCATAGCCTACATGACCGTTCAGGGCGTTCCTTCCAGTGCAGGTATAAGGGTAAAAGATTTTCTTAAACCCATATCAAACGCCAGGCGGGAACGCAACATCAAAATGACTGAAAACCTCAACACCATACTTGCCTCATCGGGCCTCGGAAAGCTCAACTACGATAATGACATAGTTCCCCTTTCCATGACCCATGAAGGCGGCAGCGTTACTGAACGCCATCTGCTCTACGCCCTTTCACTAAAACTCATAAACGAAACCGGCAAGGGTGAGAAGCTCTTAAAATTTCTGGAAGGAAAATTCGGCGTAAAAGTTACAGGCAAAAACCAAACATGGCTTCAAGACCCTGAAAACCCCTATTACCCCTGGGATCTTCTCGGTGTGCTTAAAGGTTCGTTTAACGAGAAGATCTTTATTCAGCCCAATGAAAGCGAATGTCCCAAGGCCGAAGTGGTAACATCCTTCGCTAAATCCATCAATGCTATCCCGTCTTACGCTTATCTGGGCGACATAACGGATTCAGTTACAGGGGATAAAAAAGCTGAAAAATTCGAAGACGATTATCTTGATGACCTTATCCCCAAATTGAAAAGTTTTGGCTTCCAGGGTGTAACTTACATGCCGCCGCGGAATACCAGGGAGCAGCTTGCAAGGCTTCACCATCTCTGCGAAAAGCAGGACTTGATCGAAATATCCGGCGTGGACATCAACAGCCCGAGGCAAGTTTTCCAATGCCCCGAGATCAGGCGCCCCGAGTTTGCCATGCTTTTAGACACCACCTGGGCGCTGGCAGCCCACGAAAAGATCGCCTCTGTAGATACCAAACGGGGCTTGTTCAATCCCGCCGATCTGTTGGCGGGGAAACCGCTGGGTGAACGGATAGCGGCTTTTGCAAAAGAAGGAAGAAAGAGAATTTGA
- a CDS encoding SDR family NAD(P)-dependent oxidoreductase, which yields MKTETFFVPLIRGIFLEKARCPWMVVFSADGKGGESAELAISVEAGDEKAVGKKFALAFSESKFFKENKIPLRVKISSNGTDYIYHTAPCYSGIEKIRKGEQKEAWDLKNIAPVNTGDSKTPDYATSRSTVAKNRIALVTGGAQGFGEEITRGLVSAGALVFIADLNKEGAEKLAATLNSEYKKTVAFPAEVNVGDELSVQNMIENIAITAGGLDLCVSNAGVLRAASILEQDIQSFKFVTDINYVAFAIVTKHCGLLMKAQNATAPVWTTDIIQINSKSGLDGSNKNGSYAGSKFGGIGLVQSFAKELVEYNTKVNAVCPGNFFDGPLWSDPVKGLFVQYLNTGKVPGAKSIQDVKAFYEAKIPMGRGCTGPDVIRAVLYLVEQIYETGQALPVTGGQVMLS from the coding sequence ATGAAAACTGAAACATTTTTTGTCCCTCTTATAAGAGGAATATTTCTAGAAAAGGCCCGCTGTCCCTGGATGGTGGTTTTCAGCGCCGATGGTAAAGGTGGTGAATCCGCCGAACTTGCCATCAGCGTTGAAGCGGGCGATGAAAAAGCCGTCGGCAAAAAATTCGCCCTCGCTTTTTCTGAAAGCAAATTCTTTAAGGAAAACAAAATCCCCCTCAGGGTAAAAATCAGCAGTAATGGTACTGATTATATCTACCATACCGCTCCCTGCTATTCGGGCATTGAAAAGATCCGCAAAGGGGAGCAAAAAGAAGCCTGGGATCTCAAAAATATTGCCCCGGTAAATACCGGAGATTCAAAAACCCCCGATTACGCCACTTCACGATCAACTGTGGCAAAAAACCGCATCGCCCTCGTAACAGGCGGGGCCCAGGGTTTTGGCGAAGAAATCACCAGGGGGCTTGTGTCCGCCGGGGCATTGGTGTTCATTGCCGATCTTAACAAAGAGGGAGCAGAAAAACTCGCCGCAACGCTTAACAGTGAATACAAAAAGACTGTTGCCTTCCCTGCAGAGGTGAATGTGGGGGACGAGCTTTCGGTCCAGAACATGATCGAAAACATAGCTATCACTGCCGGAGGGCTCGATCTCTGCGTCAGCAACGCAGGGGTGCTCAGGGCGGCAAGCATTCTGGAACAGGACATTCAGTCATTTAAATTTGTTACAGATATTAACTACGTTGCTTTTGCCATTGTTACCAAACACTGCGGCCTTCTCATGAAGGCGCAGAATGCAACGGCCCCTGTCTGGACCACCGATATCATTCAGATCAATTCCAAGTCCGGACTGGACGGCTCCAACAAAAACGGATCTTACGCGGGCAGCAAATTCGGCGGCATCGGCCTGGTACAGAGTTTTGCGAAGGAACTCGTAGAATACAACACCAAGGTTAACGCGGTCTGCCCCGGGAACTTCTTCGACGGCCCCCTTTGGTCAGATCCGGTGAAAGGGCTTTTTGTACAGTACCTCAATACCGGCAAGGTTCCCGGCGCAAAATCCATACAGGACGTAAAGGCCTTCTACGAAGCAAAAATTCCCATGGGACGGGGCTGCACCGGGCCGGATGTTATCCGGGCTGTGCTTTACCTCGTGGAGCAGATTTATGAAACCGGCCAAGCCTTGCCTGTTACCGGCGGGCAAGTTATGTTAAGCTAG
- a CDS encoding zinc-binding dehydrogenase, with protein MKTKAIRIYGQNDLRLEEFELPQIKDDEILAKIISDSICMSSHKLAMQGNNHKRVKEDLAKRPIIIGHEFCGELVEVGAKWKNKFKAGDKFAIQPALNAPGPDGKATLWAPGYSYQFIGGDATYIIIPKEVMELGCLLEYKAQSFYLGSLAEPISCIVGTYHAQYHTRNGSYVHDMGIVEGGSIALLASAGPMGLGAIDYAVHCPRKPKLLVVTDIDDARLQRAASIFSPAEAAKFGVRLEYVNTKEMADPVASLKELNGGKLYNDVLVFAPVKPVVEMGDKLLGSDGCLNFFAGPTDPTFSATFNFYNVHYESHHLVGTSGGNTDDLKESIAMMAAKQLNPSSLITHVGGLNAVAETTINLDKIPGGKKLIYTHKNLPLTAIADFAEKGKTDPFWKTLADIAAKNNGLWSGEAEEYLLKNAPEI; from the coding sequence ATGAAAACTAAAGCGATACGTATTTACGGGCAGAACGATCTCAGGCTTGAGGAATTTGAACTTCCCCAAATCAAGGACGACGAAATTCTGGCAAAGATCATTTCCGATTCTATCTGCATGTCGAGCCACAAACTTGCCATGCAGGGAAACAACCACAAAAGGGTAAAGGAAGATCTCGCAAAGCGGCCAATTATCATCGGCCATGAATTCTGCGGAGAACTTGTAGAAGTGGGGGCCAAGTGGAAAAACAAATTCAAGGCCGGCGACAAATTCGCCATACAGCCCGCCCTCAACGCCCCTGGCCCTGACGGCAAGGCTACTCTCTGGGCACCCGGCTATTCCTACCAGTTTATTGGTGGTGACGCTACCTATATCATCATTCCAAAGGAAGTGATGGAATTGGGCTGCCTTCTGGAATACAAAGCCCAAAGCTTTTACCTTGGCTCTCTGGCTGAACCTATCTCCTGTATAGTCGGCACTTACCATGCGCAGTATCATACCCGCAACGGTTCCTATGTGCATGATATGGGTATCGTAGAAGGCGGCAGCATTGCCCTCCTGGCATCCGCCGGCCCCATGGGCCTTGGAGCCATCGACTATGCGGTACACTGCCCCAGGAAGCCCAAACTTCTCGTGGTAACCGATATTGATGACGCGAGGCTCCAGCGGGCTGCTTCCATCTTTAGTCCTGCGGAAGCTGCGAAGTTCGGCGTTAGGCTTGAATATGTCAATACCAAAGAAATGGCCGACCCCGTGGCAAGCCTCAAGGAACTCAACGGCGGAAAACTCTATAACGATGTCTTAGTATTTGCACCCGTAAAGCCGGTGGTCGAAATGGGGGACAAACTTTTGGGAAGCGATGGCTGCCTCAACTTCTTTGCAGGCCCCACCGATCCCACATTCTCTGCGACCTTCAACTTTTACAATGTCCACTACGAGTCCCATCACCTGGTGGGGACTTCCGGGGGAAACACCGACGACCTTAAGGAATCCATTGCCATGATGGCCGCAAAGCAGCTCAACCCCTCATCCCTCATAACTCATGTAGGGGGCCTTAATGCGGTTGCAGAAACTACCATCAATCTGGATAAAATTCCCGGAGGCAAAAAACTCATCTATACCCACAAGAATCTGCCCCTTACGGCAATCGCGGATTTTGCGGAGAAAGGGAAGACCGATCCATTCTGGAAAACCCTGGCGGATATTGCGGCAAAGAACAACGGGCTTTGGAGCGGGGAAGCGGAAGAGTATCTGCTGAAAAACGCGCCGGAGATTTAA
- a CDS encoding methylated-DNA--[protein]-cysteine S-methyltransferase, with protein MKSVWFYDSPVGTIGIAEENGALTHVCLNGNKHLESFENIETPLLKKAALQLTEYFNGSRSVFDVPMSPHGTDFQLAVWRSLQSIPIGATRSYQDIAIQIGNPKASRAIGMANKYNPILIIIPCHRIIGSNNNLTGYIGGLSAKKYLLDLEKKYV; from the coding sequence ATGAAAAGTGTATGGTTCTATGATTCCCCTGTCGGCACAATTGGGATTGCCGAAGAAAATGGTGCTTTAACCCATGTGTGTTTGAACGGCAATAAACATTTAGAGAGCTTTGAAAACATCGAAACGCCATTGCTTAAAAAAGCGGCGCTGCAATTAACAGAATACTTTAACGGCAGCCGGAGCGTGTTTGATGTACCCATGTCCCCGCATGGAACTGACTTTCAGTTGGCTGTATGGAGAAGCTTGCAATCTATCCCCATAGGCGCTACACGCAGTTACCAGGATATAGCCATTCAAATTGGAAACCCAAAAGCAAGCCGGGCCATCGGCATGGCCAATAAATACAATCCTATATTGATTATCATTCCCTGCCACCGTATAATCGGATCGAATAATAATTTAACCGGATACATCGGCGGGCTGTCTGCCAAAAAGTATTTGCTGGATCTGGAGAAAAAATACGTCTGA
- a CDS encoding bifunctional transcriptional activator/DNA repair enzyme AdaA: MQFTDDEMWKATVDCDTSYGGKFFYAVKTVGVYCRPSCKSRTPLRKNVCYFETPQEAEKAGFRPCKRCRPDLSDYAPVLEIVRHTKELIDGYYHNREGLTEKMKQLGISSGHLTAIFKQQYGMTPIQYLRQLQTEYAKKMLVETDMPIIDIAFDIGFDSLSAFYTFFRKHTGTTPKEYRINKMVQK, from the coding sequence GTGCAATTTACAGACGATGAAATGTGGAAGGCTACCGTGGATTGCGATACCAGCTACGGTGGGAAATTTTTCTATGCCGTTAAAACGGTCGGCGTATATTGCCGTCCATCCTGTAAATCAAGAACGCCGCTCCGTAAAAATGTATGCTATTTTGAAACGCCCCAAGAAGCAGAAAAGGCCGGGTTCCGTCCCTGCAAGCGCTGTCGGCCTGACCTCTCGGACTATGCGCCGGTATTGGAAATTGTCCGGCATACAAAAGAATTGATAGACGGCTATTACCATAACCGGGAAGGACTTACAGAAAAAATGAAGCAATTAGGGATAAGCTCCGGGCATTTAACTGCTATTTTTAAGCAGCAATATGGTATGACGCCAATTCAATACCTTCGTCAGCTGCAGACAGAATATGCCAAAAAAATGCTTGTGGAAACCGATATGCCCATTATAGACATTGCCTTTGATATTGGGTTTGACAGCCTGAGCGCATTTTATACGTTTTTCAGAAAACACACCGGAACAACGCCTAAGGAATACCGCATAAATAAGATGGTTCAAAAATGA
- a CDS encoding MATE family efflux transporter yields the protein MKKPSLFGDKEFYRSLLTIAVPIMLQNLINSLVNMLDTIMIGRLGTVEIAAVGLGNQVFFLYNLFLFGICSGGAIFTAQFWGKGDVQGIRKNMGFCMTLNVMVAAVYTLAAVFFPETLIGIYSRDPLVIEAGAAYLKVLAPSFAPFALSLALVLTLRSVERVRLAIAATLIALSLNAVLNYLLIFGIGPFPVMGVRGAALATVISRYVEAIVLFVVSYARHYAPAGRLKELLAFNMAYAGRFFRLALPVIFNEGLWSMGVTMQNLIFARTHTDAIAAFNITNTVSQLTWVVFIGLGNGVAVLIGKKIGEGKEQEAREYASRITRFSPVVSIGAILILLPLTQLLPFVFNVNPSVLAITTQMFIVLCCAYPFRAFNMAAMIGVCRAGGDTVFCIIYDTALMWIVALPLGAIASFVFKAPVWVIYLCINGEEMIKVLLGIWRLRTGKWLHNVVN from the coding sequence ATGAAAAAGCCTTCACTTTTCGGCGACAAAGAATTTTATCGGAGCCTTTTAACCATAGCTGTTCCCATCATGCTGCAGAACCTCATCAATTCATTGGTGAATATGCTGGATACCATAATGATAGGCAGGCTGGGGACTGTGGAGATAGCGGCGGTGGGGCTGGGGAACCAGGTCTTTTTCCTCTATAACCTTTTCCTCTTTGGGATCTGTTCAGGAGGCGCCATCTTTACCGCCCAGTTCTGGGGCAAAGGGGATGTTCAGGGTATACGCAAGAACATGGGTTTCTGCATGACCTTGAATGTGATGGTTGCGGCTGTTTATACCCTGGCGGCTGTCTTTTTTCCCGAGACCCTTATCGGGATTTATTCCCGGGATCCCCTGGTGATTGAGGCAGGGGCAGCCTACCTCAAGGTTTTAGCCCCTTCTTTTGCGCCCTTTGCTTTAAGCCTTGCCCTTGTGCTGACCCTCAGATCGGTGGAAAGAGTGCGCCTTGCCATTGCGGCTACCCTTATAGCCCTTTCCCTCAACGCGGTACTGAATTATCTTTTGATTTTTGGCATAGGCCCATTCCCGGTGATGGGGGTAAGGGGGGCTGCACTTGCAACGGTGATCTCCCGTTATGTTGAGGCTATCGTCCTTTTTGTTGTGAGCTATGCCCGCCATTATGCGCCCGCAGGGAGGCTCAAGGAGCTTCTTGCGTTTAATATGGCATATGCCGGCCGTTTTTTTAGGCTGGCGCTTCCGGTGATTTTCAATGAAGGGCTTTGGTCCATGGGCGTCACCATGCAGAACCTTATCTTTGCCCGTACCCACACCGACGCTATAGCAGCTTTTAATATTACCAATACGGTGTCACAGCTTACCTGGGTTGTTTTTATTGGTCTTGGGAACGGGGTTGCAGTTCTTATAGGGAAGAAGATAGGCGAAGGGAAGGAACAGGAGGCAAGGGAATATGCTTCCCGCATTACCCGTTTTTCCCCTGTTGTTTCCATCGGGGCAATACTGATACTGTTGCCTTTAACACAATTACTGCCATTTGTTTTTAATGTGAACCCCTCGGTACTGGCAATCACTACCCAGATGTTTATAGTGCTCTGCTGCGCCTATCCTTTTCGGGCTTTCAATATGGCAGCTATGATAGGGGTCTGCAGGGCAGGGGGCGACACGGTCTTTTGCATCATCTACGATACAGCCCTTATGTGGATAGTTGCCCTTCCCCTGGGGGCCATTGCAAGCTTTGTTTTTAAAGCCCCTGTGTGGGTCATTTACCTGTGCATCAATGGCGAAGAAATGATCAAGGTGCTCCTTGGCATTTGGCGTTTAAGAACAGGCAAATGGCTGCACAATGTGGTTAATTAA